A DNA window from Mobula hypostoma chromosome 3, sMobHyp1.1, whole genome shotgun sequence contains the following coding sequences:
- the LOC134344228 gene encoding GTPase NRas: protein MTEYKLVVVGAGGVGKSALTIQLIQNHFVDEYDPTIEDSYRKQVVIDGETCLLDILDTAGQEEYSAMRDQYMRTGEGFLCVFAINNHKSFADVHLYREQIKRVKDSEDVPMVLVGNKCDLPSRTVDTKQAQELARSYGIPFIETSAKTRQGVEDAFYTLVREIRQYRMIKLNSQDDRNQGCLGLKCIIM from the exons ATGACGGAATACAAACTTGTAGTGGTTGGAGCTGGAGGTGTGGGAAAGAGTGCCTTAACTATCCAATTGATTCAGAACCACTTTGTGGATGAATATGATCCAACAATAGAG GACTCCTATAGGAAACAGGTAGTGATTGATGGTGAAACATGTTTGTTGGACATTCTGGACACAGCAGGTCAAGAAGAGTACAGTGCTATGAGGGATCAGTACATGAGGACAGGCGAAGGATttctctgtgtctttgctataAACAATCATAAATCATTTGCAGATGTTCACTTGTACAG aGAACAAATTAAAAGAGTAAAGGATTCTGAAGATGTCCCTATGGTCTTGGTGGGAAACAAATGCGATTTACCTTCCCGAACTGTGGACACAAAACAAGCGCAGGAACTGGCTAGGAGTTATGGGATACCTTTCATAGAAACTTCAGCAAAAACAAGACAG GGAGTTGAAGATGCATTTTACACACTGGTACGAGAGATTCGGCAATACAGAATGATAAAACTCAACAGTCAAGATGATAGAAACCAAGGTTGCTTGGGGTTAAAATGCATCATTATGTAA